One bacterium genomic window carries:
- a CDS encoding NYN domain-containing protein, whose protein sequence is MQQFSRRRVSIFVDGANMFYTQKKGLGWFFDPAKLLKVLRGDDELTDAYWYMGLKQPPDPRDENFVRFLSYAGYVVRTKGLKTIYDSETGETTQKANLDVEIVMDMFNTIENFDKAILLSGDGDFERALELLRSRGRQICVVSTQNWIAAELRQAIGSHFIDLQDLRAQIERSAPEPREHKALPEHPADPFRSGGFPAP, encoded by the coding sequence ATGCAGCAATTCTCTCGTCGGCGCGTCTCCATCTTCGTTGATGGGGCAAACATGTTCTACACACAGAAGAAAGGTCTCGGCTGGTTCTTTGACCCTGCCAAGCTCCTGAAAGTGCTGCGTGGCGATGATGAATTGACGGACGCCTATTGGTATATGGGTCTGAAGCAGCCGCCCGACCCGCGAGACGAAAACTTCGTTCGCTTTCTCTCCTACGCGGGCTACGTCGTGAGAACCAAAGGTCTGAAAACGATCTATGACAGCGAAACGGGGGAGACCACGCAAAAAGCGAATCTCGACGTCGAAATTGTCATGGACATGTTTAACACGATCGAGAATTTCGATAAGGCGATTCTGCTGTCAGGTGACGGAGACTTTGAACGCGCGCTTGAACTGCTTCGATCGCGAGGCCGACAAATCTGTGTTGTTTCCACGCAAAACTGGATTGCCGCTGAATTGCGGCAGGCCATCGGATCTCACTTTATTGACCTGCAGGACCTTCGTGCGCAGATTGAGCGCTCCGCACCAGAACCGCGTGAACACAAAGCTCTTCCCGAACATCCCGCCGATCCCTTTCGTTCCGGCGGGTTTCCCGCACCGTGA